The Capsicum annuum cultivar UCD-10X-F1 chromosome 3, UCD10Xv1.1, whole genome shotgun sequence genomic sequence NNNNNNNNNNNNNNNNNNNNNNNNNNNNNNNNNNNNNNNNNNNNNNNNNNNNNNNNNNNNNNNNNNNNNNNNNNNNNNNNNNNNNNNNNNNNNNNNNNNNNNNNNNNNNNNNNNNNNNNNNNNNNNNNNNNNNNNNNNNNNNNNNNNNNNNNNNNNNNNNNNNNNNNNNNNNNNNNNNNNNNNNNNNNNNNNNNNNNNNNNNNNNNNNNNNNNNNNNNNNNNNNNNNNNNNNNNNNNNNNNNNNNNNNNNNNNNNNNNNNNNNNNNNNNNNNNNNNNNNNNNNNNNNNNNNNNNNNNNNNNNNNNNNNNNNNaaaaaaaaaaatgattttcttgaatattatTCTTCATTTGTCTTTTAAAACTTAGTAATAATTGGGCAGGTAGAATTATGACCTGCATTTTAGCCATTTCAGCTCAAATAACTTTTGAACGGTCAATATTAAGCTTATTTATTAACTGATCAATTCAACTTAACCGGCTCAAATTCAGCTCAACTCGTCCATTTGACACCTCTAGCTCTTATAATATTTTGCCTTTTCATTTTAGAATAGCTTGAATTCAGAGAGGATGGGGGTAGGGAAGTACTCCCCTCGTTCCAAAGTAAGTCTCTGTGTTTTCATTTTCTGAATGTCAGTTTGATTAATTTACGATATCAAATTAGAttaaattaacttaatattttaaattagaaCTCAAACTTTCATAAATCATACAAAAGGTTTTGTAAGTTGCAATATGTTactataatacaaaaaaaaatattttaaattattattgctCGAGGTTCacataatttaaatttcaaaaagtaAAGAACGACAAATAATTACGAGCGGGGGAGTAGGTTATAAAGAATAAACTGTGAAATAAGTAGAAATGTAActtatgaaaatatatttatcGTATCACGCAATAtattatacaataaaatataacatgacCAACCATCCATATGAACAGAATGGTGTTTTATTCATACTTGTTACTGTTACAACAAGAACAAGGTCTAAAGCAGCAAGACTATTACAAGTAGTAATCTTGTCACTACGTACATACAAGAGTTTTATAATAGTACATGATGCTTTATTGTGAGGATTGGCTAGTCACTTAATGATTATATTCGTTAATCTCGCCATCAGGGTATTTATATCCACTTTCAGTGTATTTGTATCCTTGCTATATTCGTCATATGAGGGTTTATATCCATCATAGAGGGATTTATATCCGTTATCATATTTGCCATATGAGGATTTATATCCGTCATCTCAGGATTTATATCCCTTGTTATATTCATCATATGAGGATTTATATCCGTCATCCGAGGATTTATATCCCTTGTTATATTCATTATATGAAGATTTATATCCATCATCGGAATATTTATATTCCTTGTTATATTCATCATATGAAGATTTATGAAGATTTATAACTGTCATCTGAGGATTTATATCCCTTGTTATATCCATCATATGAGGATTTATATCCGTCATCAGAGGATTCATATCCCTTGTTATATTCATCATGTGGAGTTTATATCTATTGTTATAATCACCGTATGAGGACTTATATCCACCACCAGAGTATCCATTGTATTCGCCGCGTCCGTAGTGTTCAACATTCTTGTTATCCAATTCCTTTGCTGCATGAATAATtgtgaaatttaaaaattagtaaagtcaaataattgaataagaaatccaatattttaaagaaattaataataaaCTAATGTTACATGTCTCAACCAACTCCTCTGAGCTTATCATTGCAAAAATAGTCAAAGAAAGGCCAAGAAATAGAAATGCCTTAGAAACACAacgtttttttcttcttcaaagcTTAGTTATTTTAATTGTAGGATGAAGAAATTGATGCAACAATTGGGTTGTATTTATACTAAAGAATTGAATGTATTTGAGATTGAAGTATTTCAAACGGATTACTTATCAGTTGAATTATCACAGACACAATATCTTGCCCATCCCCTACGTCATGTAATTGATTATACTCTCttccttttaatttattttttttattttttatttttaattcattttaaaaagaatttttgcTTTTCCTTTGGCAACTCTTTAGTTCTAATTCTTCACATGATatgtttaaaatcataaaattaaatgactttatcttaagtttaatactataagattttaaattttgtttgcTTTACTCTAAgtcaaaacttaaaaataaataaattgaaacataagGAGTAATATATACATTTACTTTTGTGACATACactaaatcaaataatttttaatagctacagaataaaataagaatatagtatttgattataattaaataaattgataataaaacacattttattttgtgttggagtgaatttcaacaaaaatatgatttgttaaatatgattttaatacTTGAATAAACTCCCTAGAGTAGTAAATAACTAAAActttttgttatatttatcataatataaattattacatatttttccataatttgttttcttaaaatctttattttaaaaaaaataaaattgaataaacacAAACTACTTCTCTCATGCTCATAAAAGACCTACTTAGATCTTACTAAACACAAACTACTATAATTACTCAACTTTATAAGAACACgttttaaaataagtaaattttaaaaGCTTTCCCAAAGAGGTTCTAATAATTGCTCATGAAGTCTTTCTTGCGATAGTTTTAGGCTTCTCATATTTAAAGTATTACTATCATTTTTGGTGTTAGGTGATCGATACGTACCATTTTTATCTTTAATCGAAGATTTCAAATTGGAAATTGAGGTAAAATTACTTTTGATAGAGAGCACTTTACCTTTTAAATTGAACATTTTTGTCAAGGGCAAAAGCAGAATTGCGATGTGGGTTCATCTCAACCTAATATTTTCGATCGGAAACataaatttatgtataaaaaaattatttaaattgcattaaataatatatttgaattcataattttaaaaatattatttctagagAATGTAGATGAGAGGAttcatatttttcacataaattgcATAACCCATTCAATAGATCATTGTTCCCTCATCACGTGTTGGATCCCAAAAGAAATCCATTCTATATATTGTTGAGTTGTAATTTCACCTTAGTTCCAAGTACATCATTTACTGTTTTATTACTTGTTTGGTCTACCAAGCCTATAACGGGCCGGGGTAAGCCTATTAAGTGGGCCGGTTCTATCCAACCCTACTCGGCCTACTTAAAGAATCCGGCTCGGTTGGACCCGATCCAATAAgtcctagggctttagggttccgggtTCTGGGcaggttattttttttaatttggatcCGGCCGGACCAAGCCCGATCTAGGCCCGCCGATTAACCGGCCTACCCGACCcggaatgttttttttttttttttttttaattttagggttttgggccaaactagccgttggcccaacggctatatagccgtttttagATCCAAGTGGCTAGTTTGAGCCCAtttcttaaaaaaacaaaaaaaaatctacattaaaaattattttttaatccccagaaaaattctataaataccctacaccttcaaatcatttttcacacaatttttcactcaaatctcaattctcaattctcaaatattcaatatatttaatttcttaaagtgttcactttaattttttattttttcgtttacaaagtacgagcgcaagtttctaaagtcgcaaccttcggatacttccgaaatttggtattgtcgttccatctcttacgtttaatttttatttattgtattaattgtttaatatttaattttattatatttgtgtattttgaatttttttagtttaatttaatttatactatggataaattaagaaacctcgctactaaaggtgttaattttttttgtcccggaagcggtagtggtagtaaaaagcgaattactagcggtagaagtagttcaagtagtagatatacNNNNNNNNNNNNNNNNNNNNNNNNNNNNNNNNNNNNNNNNNNNNNNNNNNNNNNNNNNNNNNNNNNNNNNNNNNNNNNNNNNNNNNNNNNNNNNNNNNNNaagaaataggtgtaggtgctcacgatatggattatgtagaagctcagaaaaattaaggtatagaagaagaaaatgaagtagatgcggttaatttagacgaagataatgaaaatattggtgagacacccgcagtaggaaatgctaacattagatctgaatcggttaatctctctCCCCGTCCCccccgtgccccaagacctcgtaaaataactagtgttgcatgacaattttttgaacgtatatcagatactgaggtgcaatgtaatatttgtcaacaaatatataagcatagaaacggaggcaagtaagggggtacgggtacgttaatgagacatataggtgaggctcacgaaagagagttaaatattgcacaaggtggagAGGATGTTGGTGgaccaacgcaaactagaatggatccAGCAACCGGTCatgtaacgaagaagtataataaattgagagatcgggaagaaatagctaaaacgatagttgtgggttgtttgccttttagttttccttcttcttctgatgcctttattcattatatacaagcaatttataatcttatgtttaatggtattcctagaagtacttgtcggtctgatatttttagacttcattcacaatattgtttttatttatcaacattgttaaaaaatattcaatgtagattgtccctaacttttgatcttggtcgtgctgtaaataaaaatgattatttaaccgttacttgtcaatggatggatagtaattttgtgatgcaaaaacgtattcttgcttttttatatgatgaaggtCATAAACATATTGGacattttattgctgattctattgttaaaattgccggatattatggtatcgaaaataaaattttatgtattggttttgataatgcttctaacaacaagactactacaaaaaaattaaaatctacgctatctccgccgttgcttgaaatttttcatattaactgtgcatgtcatatatatcatttaattgtaaaagatggtcttgagttttttgagctttatattgaaaaaattcgtcttgctgttggttttattcaaggaaataatcgtagatcaaGAATtggagaatttaaagttaaatgtcaagaaaatgaacttacaccgatattgatgcccgaggaaattgatattagatggaattctacgtatgattttttaaaaacttgttataaatttaaaatttctattacactaactttaaaccaacattgtggttcatttgctgattctacTGATTGTATGCTAcgtgattctgattgggttgtaattaatgatcttgttaagtttttagaaaaattttatgtagctacggttgaattttccagtgcttattatcctactatttgtaatattttggcatatatagccgatatttctggtttgctcaaagaatataaaaataaaaaaggttataaagaagctgttggtggcatgtatacaaaatttaaaaaatatttttttccgattcccctatttacttagttggtgctatgctaaatccgtgcatgaaatataataatatgtgccactttagtactattatttatactaacttaaaaataaatattaacaatgattctgaacaagtacaacctgatttgtggacgactATGGGTGAtgcaaataaatacataaaaaaattatataactgctatgatgatttatttgatttagccgtacctacaaatatcactccaactgtcgctcttcatcctcccgaggagccatcatcttctaaaaggccggcacatagtggttttcctgatttcttttatgatttaacttgttggaacagtgttgatgagagagcttacatATCAAcatatcgggaagagctgaaatattatcttcgatcgctaccagaggatcgcagacgatggatcaacacgttggattggtggaggagtaatgaaacacaatatcctatgctttcaagattagctagagatatcttaaaTGTTCttatgtcaaccgttgcatcagagagtgcttttagtcagggacgacagcaacttggagacaaccgacactcactaggaagcaatgcaatgaatgttctagttttcctcaaagattggattagagcggaaagaagaaaccaaggaatggaactgAAGCCGACCGACGAGTTGAAACTTGAAGAAAcgatgtcttcacgggagaactcagcagaagcaagtccaatgcatggttttgcctccgctgactttgactatcctatacaagttcccgttaatattaacatgaatgagttggaaaaaatgatgcataatttgtagatttttcattcatgtaaattataaattttggatcattttgcaatcaataaaattcccaaaattcattcactccttagatcttactttttatattttttcatttaatatttaaaattttaaattaaatatctagttttctactttaaattagaaacttacttctaatatattattaatttactaccaaatattattaatttattatattaagtagcatatgttttgtatatttgtgtatatatcttctatacatgtatatttaatgtatacatgtgtatatgttttattaattagtatataactataactataactatatatatatatatatatatatatatatgtaatgtaatgtgtatatattgtggtatattttatttaaaatagtatgtatacattgaatggtgcgtatacatgtgtatatatcttctatagacgtgtatatttaacgtataaatgtgtatatgttttataaattagtatatcactatatctatatttattgtaatgtatatatattgtaatatattttattagtagtagtatatatacattgaatggtgcgtatacatgtgtatatatcttctatagacgtgtatatttaacgtatacatgtgtatatgttttataaattagtatataactatatatatatatatatatatatatatatatatattgtaatgtatatatattgtggtatattttgtttaaagtagtacgtatacattgaatggtgcgtatacatgtgtatatatcttctatagatgtgtatatttaacatatacatgtgtatatgttttataaattagtatataactatatctatatatattgtaatgtatatatattgtagtatattttattagtagtagtatatatacattgaatgatgcgtatacacgtgtatatatcttttatacacgtgtatatttaacgtatacatgtgtatatgttttataaattagtatataactatataactatatatatacatatatatatatatatatattgtaatgtatatatattgtggctacatataaattgaatgatgcgtatacatgtgtatatatcttctatagacgtgtatatttaacgtatacatgtgtatatattttataaattagtgtataactatatctatatatattgttatgtatatatattgtagtatattttattagtagtagtatatatagattgaatggtgcgtatacatgtgtatatatcttctatagacgtgtatatttaacgtgtacatgtgtatatattttataaattagtgtataactatatctatatatattgtaatgtatatatattgtagtatattttattagtagtagtatatatagattgaatggtgcgtatacacgtgtatatatgttctatagacgtgtatatttaacgtatacatgtgtatatgttttataaattagtatagatgtgtaaacacgtaattttgtccctccgaaagattaatttacccaattttaccttatcctaccgtgtaccctcatccatgttattataccctcacaaaatacaaaaataacaaactccctaacaaattctatcctatcctaacTCCTttacatcttatcctaacaacctacccaatcaagataaaacacatcacaccctacccctacccctacccctaccccactacTCACGTCACTCCACCTATACACCTACACACACAACAATACCAATATATACACCTTCTTTACAAAACAATAGGGGACCAacaatcaattcacaattcaCTGAAATTCCCATCAACGACACAGAGCTCACGATACACTCAGATCACCATTTTTTCTCTCTCCATATACACACTCACACACTTTACATACAAATACACAACACATATAATAATCTCACAATCACACTCCTCCATCACTCACACAAGAACAACCAccgaaaacacacacacacactcactgTTACATCTCTCTCAATCGAAAAACACACACATAGCTCACAGCTTTCATTCACAGAACACACAGATCGGAGAGAGAGGAAGAAAGGCATGGTGAGATAAAATCGATCGGAGAGAGGTCGGAGGGTTGATCGGAAAACAGTGTGGTGGATGGATTAGAGAACATcggagagagagaagaaaagggtgaattgAGGGAGTGAAAAAGGGTGTTGGTCAATTTTTTTCGGCGAAGTCATCGCCGGAACTGACCCGTGGTTACTGTTCCGACCCCAAAAACGTCACCCATTGCCGGAAATCCACCAAATACTGATCAAAACCTGTTGTAAGCTTATCGAAAAATGAAACCCGTCTCCCGTTCGATCACCGCTTCGTGATTTTTGGTCCAGTTTAGCGAAGAAACAGAAAAAGAGAGTGGGTGAAAGCCGAGGTTTGTTCGTTTGTGAGGTTCTTGGTTTCGGGTTCCGGCGAAGCCGCTCCAGTCAGATAATTTGACGATCTGAAATAAAAATctaggtccaattctactcttttcctttttattttatttcattgtttattatatttggtgtgCTGGATTAAATATTGTATGTTGTTGGATTGAATATCGTATGTTATTTGATCTTTGTGGGGGTGGGAATTAAAAATTGCTAAACTGAatgttgattaattttgatgaattgataatgttgaacaggATAGAATTGAGATATGtcatcgagcgggtaggcaaacagtaggcTCGGGTaagcaaatttagaacttgtgtttTGGTTAAATGTTTGAATATGCGTGCGGATATTTCTTcctagtttatcgtatttgatTTGAGTGTATTTATTTAGTCGGGGagtgccccgacgtattatgtctttgaaggaggttcgtgatcaaggcccgaggcatcgggtaaagctttggagcatagtttaggattaatataggttagtgtaggtttacgtttttgcatttttctatttcgggACTGTATAGTTGGACTGAATACTATACTTTGGACTGTTTTGATTGATTGTTCTATGTGTTTGTGTTGTTTATATATCTGTAATGTCagattagccgatacgctccaccaagagaccgtggtcgaaccacgggattgaggggtgcctaacaccttcccctcggtcaacagaattccttagccggaatctctgttcgcgaatCAGTGTTACAGAGtcaaaaattgttttgaaaaaggatatccatgggtgacttgacacacctgatttatgcctagtggcgactctgagttttgattgttaaaaataatcctttttcgaaacaaatttttattttttgtcacattaataattaaaaccctttcgacccttaaaactTAATCTTTAGGGGTacaaaaaaaaggggtgtgacaagatgtgtatgtttaacgtatacatgtgtatatgttttataaattagtatataactatatatatatagattgtaatgtatatatattgtagtatattttatttaaactttaaagtagtacatatatattggatggtgtgtatatataggtaattgtgtatatgtgtatatattttttaaattctaatgtagtatatactatatatagtgtatatatatattatttaacgtatttataatgtatataggtgggtatatataatgtatattgaaaaaaagtttttttcttttatatttgaccgggtttgactaattttttaaccggatttgaccgggtttaggtggatTTGACCGGGTTGGATTAAATGGGCCGGGTTAGGCTTGTTTTTAAtttgggcaaaattcagaaataacatacttaaccctttaattatgagattcatagcaacactttcataattgCATATTATAGCAacttttgatatgtatttttgcaaagtgttgctataaaaataccaATACAATTGCTTTTACTGCATTAATTATCTGATCTAAATATGGTAATAATTCcataaattaacaattaaagaTTACAATCCCATTAAAAACTCACTAATCACCCTTTTTTCGTTACCTTCCAACAaccttattcaaattcaaaaaaaaaaaaaattgtattatcCACTCGCTATATGCgtgattcttcttcttcttcaaaaaaaaaaaattcaattcaattttccagTCACTAAACGCATGATCCTTAaaaagaaatcaattcaaatttttgttgAAGCTTCAAATTCGCTGTAATTGaacaatcaaattcaattgtaCTTGTTGATGTTCAAAAAAAATTTCGTAAAGTTCAACTATCAACATTACCTTGTTCTCGATAACACtttgaaattcaattatcttctaCGAATTAGTGCTTAAGTGTTGTTTCAGGTATTACCGTATTTTTTTttgagtatattttatttttgccgATCGTTTTTTTCAATTACTCAATTTGTGATGCATCGTAGATTTATTTACTGATGCTCCTATCTAGTTTTTTGTTGTCTCCGTTAAATTTTGTATGAATAATTTCTAAACTAATTTCGAGTTATAAGCAATGAAGGAGTAAATTCAACATCTATAACAAAAACCTTCAGAATTCAACTATTTGTTGCCAAATTTCAGTTTAgaagttgttttaggtattaaaattttactattcgactatttatttgatgatcgtttgttgttattttgatcgGTTTAACAATTGAACAGATTGTGAAGCTTTCTAGAATTTCGATTATgaacataatttaaacaaattttgatttgaattttattcaattattttctaaaatccTAGATCAATGAATGATCGAATTCAGCTGTTGAATGtgatgaaattctattgacaaatatcaaaatacaaattaggtGTGCTCCCAGATGTATTTTTTTCTGTTTAATGttaaaactgcatatgtatttttgctaTGCTTagtgttaacactgcatatgtatttttggtttGTTTGTCAGAATTTCAGAATATAActgtatatgtgaaaatatatgttatacGTGTTTTACTTCTGTTCGATTCAGTAGTTTCTGTATTTGGTTGAAAACTCTcgttgtgtttgtattttactttaaacaaattttattttaatgtattttttgaaaaaattgtgaAGCTTTGTAGGATTTCAATTATgaacataatttaaacaaatttatatttgaattttattcaattattttttgaaatcctagatcaatgaatgatcgaatttagttgttgaatgtgatgaaattctattgacccatatcaaaatacaaattaggtaTTCTCCCAGATGAATGAGACGTCTATAACAATTGTACTGCCACCAAAGTACAAACGCCCTCCTGGAAGACCtcctgcaaagaaggatcgtggaaaATCGGGTcgagatatgtttggaaagaagaataTCAACTTAGGCACTGGAtgtggggctaagggtcacaaCAAACATTCTTGTaggaaatatcataaatgatacattttttcttctgtattattttttaatactttcttcTGCACTTTTTATAATAATGAATTCATTTTTATGGttctaaatatttatttagcATTTGCAATCTAAGCACTATTTAATATGAATGTTGCATTTGTATATAATGCAAAATCTGAACACTGCTTATGTATTTTGAATCTacatatcatatgtattttgaacactgtatatgtatttttagtataaattTAGTAACTTTGGTTAACCTCATATGAATGTTAGCTTtagaatgaagaaaaattaaaataaatatgatgtatattacatatgtatttttaatgcaatttcatatgattttaataaaattttaaaataaattaatttcatgCATTTTTTCTAAATTAGTTAGTTTGAATCACctcatatttattttgaaactattgaaaaaaggataaatacatatgatatattctgcatatgtatttatttaatgcAAAATTTGAacattgtatatgtatttttgatcTCTAAATCTCACAGCGAAAAAAAAGGGACGGTTTAATAGGAAGCCAACAAAATTTAAGTGTCCTTTGAAAATTCGAGACAACTTCAGTGGtgtttttatgtcttttttcatATACGAGACAACTTCAGTGGTGTCTTTATGTCTTTTTTCATATAGTAAGTTCAAACAACATGGTTTGTTTAATTCTCAGCCATATAGATAGTTCAGAAAATACAATATATGTAGTTATTTGATTAGTCTAATCTGCCAACTTAATTAATTACTAGTATGGTACATACGTACTCTACTAATGCAAATTTTCAATCTTAGGCTAGACGAAGTTCAAATGATTAATTAATGCTATGAATAGAGGCAAAATGTTTCATTAGTTTCCTCATCCTTCTTACAATTACCATAACTCAACTAGTacttatattaattatatatagttTCAAAATGGGATCGAAGGCACATTTGTTAATTGTTTTGGCTATTTGTCTTGTGATAACATCAGAGGTTGCAGCTAGGAACCAGAGACTTCCGCGAATTGAAGATGAAGGACTTCCCGGAATCGAAGTACCTCCAGGAATTGGATCAGGACTTGAAATCGGAGGACCTCTAGGAATAGGAGGAGGAGGACTTTTAGGAACCAGAGGACTTCTGGTAATAGGAGGAGGAGGAGTGCTTCCTGAAGCCGAAGAGCCTCCAGGAATAGGAGAAGGAGGAGTTCCAGGAACCAGAAGACTTCCGGTAACAGGAGAAGGAGGAGTACTTCCTGAAATCGGAGGACCTCCAGGAATAGGAGAAGGAGGACTTTCAGGAACCAAAGGACTTCCGGTAATAGGAGAAGGAGGCAGACGGCTACTTCCTCCAATAAGAGGAGTACTTTCAGGAATTGAAGAACCTCCATGAATAGGAGGATTTTCAGTAATTGAAAGACTTGCTCtatctaattaattaattagtaagGAACATCTATGAACAATGTGGCTTTTATAAATTAAACGTATTGCGTTTTAGTATGTAATAGTTTTGTTGTTGGAagtatgaataaaaatatgataaatctcCATTCATTTACTATTTGGTcacgtggatcgatcctcgttggtcacggcgtAGCCGTGTTGGTCACGCCTGGCACTCCTCTTGGGTTCAGGCCACCACTCTAGGAC encodes the following:
- the LOC107865645 gene encoding glycine-rich cell wall structural protein-like, translated to MGSKAHLLIVLAICLVITSEVAARNQRLPRIEDEGLPGIEVPPGIGSGLEIGGPLGIGGGGLLGTRGLLVIGGGGVLPEAEEPPGIGEGGVPGTRRLPVTGEGGVLPEIGGPPGIGEGGLSGTKGLPVIGEGGRRLLPPIRGVLSGIEEPP
- the LOC107866516 gene encoding uncharacterized protein LOC107866516 produces the protein MISSEELVETSKELDNKNVEHYGRGEYNGYSGGGYKSSYGDYNNRYKLHMMNITRDMNPLMTDINPHMMDITRDINPQMTVINLHKSSYDEYNKEYKYSDDGYKSSYNEYNKGYKSSDDGYKSSYDEYNKGYKS